From the genome of Aquiluna borgnonia:
CACCGCAAGGGACTTCCAGTCCGCGGCCAGCGCACCAAGACCAACGCCCGCACTCGCAAGGGTCCGAAGCGCACCGTGGCCGGCAAGAAGAAGGCAACCCGCTAGTAGCGGCTAAGGATCTAGGAGATAGAAAATGGCAGCACCTAAGGCATCCGCAGCGGCTCGCAAACCACGCCGCAAGGATAAGAAGAACGTTCCAGCAGGTCAGGCTCACATCCGCTCGACCTTCAACAACACCATCATCACCATCACCGACCCGACCGGAGCAGTTATCTCCTGGTCGTCCTCCGGTGACGTTGGTTTCAAGGGTTCGCGTAAGTCGACCCCGTTCGCCGCACAGATGGCAGCTGAGGCTGCAGCTCGCAAGGCACAGGAGCACGGCCTAAAGAAGGTTGATGTTTTTGTTAAGGGCCCAGGTTCTGGTCGTGAGACTGCAATCCGCTCGCTGCAGGCAGCAGGTCTTGAGGTTGGCTCAATCTCCGACGTGACCCCACAGGCTCACAACGGATGCCGCCCTCCAAAGCGTCGCCGTGTCTAACCTGCGCTAAAGCGCCCAACCAAAACTAAAGATTCAAAGCATTCAGCTCACCCTCTGAGTGTAAAGACGAGTATCAAATAGCGGGTACTCAGATGAAAGGAACCAAATAGTGCTAATTGCACAGCGCCCAACCCTGCACGAAGAAGTTCTAGGTCCTAACCGTTCACGTTTCATCCTGGATCCACTGGAGCCAGGCTTCGGCTACACCCTCGGTAACTCACTGCGCCGCACCCTGCTCTCGAGCATTCCGGGTGCCGCGGTTACCAACATCCGCATCCAGGGCGTT
Proteins encoded in this window:
- the rpsK gene encoding 30S ribosomal protein S11 — protein: MAAPKASAAARKPRRKDKKNVPAGQAHIRSTFNNTIITITDPTGAVISWSSSGDVGFKGSRKSTPFAAQMAAEAAARKAQEHGLKKVDVFVKGPGSGRETAIRSLQAAGLEVGSISDVTPQAHNGCRPPKRRRV